Proteins from one Catenuloplanes atrovinosus genomic window:
- a CDS encoding TetR/AcrR family transcriptional regulator, producing the protein MPKRVDHDARKRHIAGALLRIAEERGLQHASMREVAAAAGVSVRLVQYYFHTKDELLLGSLGYLAEQLDARMRSRLRATMAPREFVTEILLAVLPTDAEGVRITRTWAAFYSLILAEPHLSGHQDGMRYPDGLERVIAGQLRAADRPEPELAAAGLLALTNGLGSSILGGQRDAAAATAILRHHLALVFGDGEG; encoded by the coding sequence ATGCCGAAGAGGGTCGACCATGACGCGCGCAAGCGGCACATCGCCGGCGCGCTGCTGCGCATCGCCGAGGAACGCGGGCTCCAGCACGCCAGCATGCGCGAGGTCGCGGCCGCGGCCGGCGTCTCCGTCCGCCTGGTGCAGTACTACTTCCACACCAAGGACGAGTTGCTGCTGGGCTCGCTCGGCTACCTGGCCGAGCAGCTGGACGCGCGGATGAGGTCGCGGCTGCGGGCCACGATGGCGCCGCGCGAGTTCGTCACCGAGATCCTGCTGGCCGTGCTGCCCACCGACGCCGAGGGCGTGCGCATCACCCGCACCTGGGCCGCGTTCTACAGCCTGATCCTGGCCGAGCCGCACCTGAGCGGCCACCAGGACGGCATGCGGTACCCCGACGGGCTGGAGCGCGTGATCGCCGGGCAACTGCGCGCCGCGGACCGCCCCGAGCCCGAGCTGGCCGCCGCCGGGCTGCTGGCCCTCACCAACGGCCTCGGCTCCAGCATCCTCGGCGGCCAGCGCGACGCGGCCGCCGCCACCGCGATCCTCCGGCACCACCTGGCGCTGGTCTTCGGCGACGGCGAGGGTTAG
- a CDS encoding SDR family NAD(P)-dependent oxidoreductase, with amino-acid sequence MFDRDTTAAEIVRDVDLTGQRAIVTGGASGIGIETARALAGAGAEVTLAVRDTAAGARVADRITRETRNAGVHVAFLDLADPVGVGAFAQHWDGPLHMLINNAGVMAPPLTRTGPGWELQFATNHLGHLRLATGLHRALASAGGARVVSVSSGAHRRSPVVFEDIHYRWRRYERWAAYGQSKTANVLFAVEAAKRWARDGIDVNALNPGAIRTNLQRYVTEADLGGTAFRWKTPEQGAATSVLLAASPTVKGVTGRYFEDCAEAGPAEPGTRGGVAAWALDEEAAAELWTVSERTLR; translated from the coding sequence ATGTTCGATCGTGACACCACCGCGGCCGAGATCGTCCGCGACGTCGACCTGACCGGGCAGCGGGCGATCGTGACCGGCGGCGCCTCCGGGATCGGGATCGAGACCGCGCGGGCGCTGGCCGGCGCGGGTGCCGAGGTCACGCTGGCGGTCCGGGACACCGCGGCCGGCGCGCGGGTGGCCGACCGGATCACCCGGGAGACGCGCAACGCCGGCGTGCACGTGGCGTTCCTGGACCTGGCCGATCCGGTCGGCGTCGGCGCGTTCGCGCAACACTGGGACGGGCCGCTGCACATGCTGATCAACAACGCGGGCGTGATGGCACCGCCGCTGACCCGCACGGGGCCCGGCTGGGAGCTGCAGTTCGCCACCAACCACCTCGGTCACCTGCGGCTGGCCACCGGGCTGCACCGCGCGCTCGCGTCCGCGGGGGGCGCGCGCGTGGTCTCGGTCAGCTCCGGCGCGCACCGCCGCTCGCCGGTCGTGTTCGAGGACATCCACTACCGGTGGCGCCGCTACGAGCGGTGGGCCGCCTACGGGCAGTCGAAGACCGCGAACGTGCTGTTCGCGGTGGAGGCGGCGAAGCGCTGGGCGCGGGACGGCATCGACGTCAACGCGCTCAACCCCGGTGCGATCAGGACCAACCTCCAGCGGTACGTGACGGAGGCGGACCTCGGCGGCACGGCTTTCCGGTGGAAGACGCCGGAGCAGGGCGCGGCCACGTCCGTGCTGCTGGCGGCGTCCCCGACCGTGAAGGGCGTCACCGGCCGCTACTTCGAGGACTGCGCGGAGGCCGGCCCGGCCGAGCCCGGCACCCGGGGCGGCGTGGCGGCGTGGGCGCTGGACGAGGAGGCCGCGGCCGAGCTGTGGACCGTGTCGGAGCGGACGCTCCGATGA
- a CDS encoding NAD-dependent epimerase/dehydratase family protein, which translates to MTDHSPTGPLVLVTGGSGFLGAHCVDLLLRRGHRVRTTVRSPARRAAVPDRVDAVVADLTSDDGWAQAAAGCAAVLHVASPFPPREPRHPDEVIVPAREGTLRVLRAALDAGVRRTVVTSSFGAIGYGPDPGRPFTEADWSEDPSGAYIRSKVVAERAAWDFADRHGLPLTVVNPTGILGPPLTPDYSQYVVLIEELLNGKLPALPRLTYGLVDVRDVADLHLRAMTHPDAVGERFIATAGLMSFQDIAALLRARLGPAARRVPARTVPDLAVRLAARVSPRLAMIAPDVGVVRPATADKARAVLGWAARPLEETVLDTAASLSRLGRLRSPIA; encoded by the coding sequence GTGACCGACCATTCGCCGACCGGCCCGCTGGTGCTGGTGACCGGCGGCTCCGGGTTCCTCGGGGCGCACTGCGTGGACCTGCTGCTGCGGCGCGGCCACCGGGTGCGGACCACCGTGCGGTCGCCGGCCCGCCGCGCCGCGGTGCCGGACCGGGTGGACGCGGTGGTCGCGGACCTGACCTCGGACGACGGCTGGGCGCAGGCCGCCGCCGGCTGCGCCGCGGTGCTGCACGTGGCCTCGCCGTTCCCGCCGCGCGAGCCGCGCCACCCGGACGAGGTGATCGTGCCCGCGCGCGAGGGGACGCTGCGGGTGCTGCGCGCCGCCCTGGACGCGGGCGTCCGCCGAACCGTGGTGACCTCGTCCTTCGGCGCGATCGGCTACGGACCCGACCCCGGGCGGCCGTTCACCGAGGCGGACTGGAGCGAGGACCCGTCCGGCGCGTACATCCGGTCCAAAGTGGTCGCCGAGCGCGCGGCCTGGGACTTCGCGGACCGGCACGGCCTCCCGCTGACCGTGGTCAACCCGACCGGCATCCTCGGCCCGCCGCTGACGCCCGACTACTCGCAGTACGTCGTGCTGATCGAGGAGCTGCTCAACGGCAAGCTGCCCGCGCTGCCCCGGCTCACCTACGGCCTGGTCGACGTGCGCGACGTCGCCGACCTGCACCTGCGCGCCATGACCCACCCGGACGCGGTGGGGGAGCGGTTCATCGCCACGGCCGGGCTCATGTCCTTTCAGGACATCGCGGCGCTGCTGCGGGCGCGCCTCGGCCCGGCCGCGCGTCGCGTGCCGGCCCGTACCGTGCCGGACCTCGCCGTCCGCCTGGCCGCCCGGGTCAGCCCGCGCCTCGCCATGATCGCGCCGGACGTCGGCGTGGTGCGGCCGGCCACCGCCGACAAGGCCCGCGCGGTGCTCGGCTGGGCGGCCCGCCCGCTCGAGGAGACCGTCCTGGACACCGCCGCGAGCCTGTCCCGGCTGGGCCGGCTCCGTAGCCCGATCGCCTGA
- a CDS encoding FAD-dependent oxidoreductase produces the protein MREQYDVVVIGGGAAGLSGALALTRARRSVLVVDAGEQRNRPAGHVHNYLGREGTPPAELAGIGREEVASYGGEFLDARVTGITGDADHGFTVTTGDVSVRARRILVTTGLVDALPDIPGLAERWGRDVLHCPYCHGWEVRDRAIGVIATGPMAVHGALLWRQWTGDVTLFLHGGFTITDEEREQLEARGVRLVDGTVTGVEVTGDRLTGARLDTGETIARDALVVQTGLRARDELLTGLGLVAEDRIVGAFVPVAPTGATAVPGVFAAGNVVDPMAQVIVAAAGGLMAGAALNADLVQLETRRAVAFRRLGVSGDDPAELFSRDYWEHRYAGRGHHLFSGNPNPHLVSDVAGLTPGRALDAGCGEGADAIWLASRGWETTAVDISATALERAAARAAEAGVTVTWQQADLGDWAPEPGAYDLISTQFVHMFGSAGEDLYRRLAAGVAPGGTLLVVNHSYSDVTVSKLPRPDLPEMFLTAAQIAATLKPDEWDVQVAEERTRPAKTQDGRETTVHDVVVRATRR, from the coding sequence GTGAGAGAGCAGTACGACGTGGTGGTCATCGGCGGCGGCGCGGCCGGGCTGAGCGGAGCGCTCGCGCTCACCCGGGCGCGCCGCTCGGTCCTGGTCGTGGACGCCGGCGAGCAGCGCAACCGCCCGGCCGGCCACGTGCACAACTACCTCGGGCGCGAGGGCACGCCGCCGGCCGAGCTGGCCGGGATCGGCCGCGAGGAGGTCGCCTCCTACGGCGGCGAGTTCCTGGACGCGCGCGTCACCGGGATCACCGGCGACGCCGACCACGGCTTCACCGTGACGACCGGCGACGTCTCCGTGCGGGCGCGGCGAATCCTGGTCACCACCGGGCTGGTGGACGCGCTGCCGGACATCCCCGGGCTGGCCGAGCGGTGGGGCCGCGACGTGCTGCACTGCCCGTACTGCCACGGCTGGGAGGTCCGCGACCGCGCGATCGGCGTGATCGCCACCGGGCCGATGGCCGTGCACGGCGCGCTGCTGTGGCGGCAGTGGACCGGCGACGTGACGCTGTTCCTGCACGGCGGCTTCACGATCACCGACGAGGAGCGCGAGCAACTGGAGGCGCGCGGCGTCCGGCTGGTCGACGGCACCGTCACCGGCGTGGAGGTCACCGGCGACCGGCTGACCGGCGCCCGCCTGGACACCGGCGAGACGATCGCCCGGGACGCGCTGGTGGTGCAGACCGGCCTGCGGGCCCGCGACGAGCTGCTGACCGGGCTCGGCCTCGTCGCGGAGGACCGGATCGTGGGCGCGTTCGTGCCGGTCGCGCCGACCGGGGCCACCGCGGTCCCGGGCGTCTTCGCGGCCGGCAACGTGGTCGACCCGATGGCCCAGGTCATCGTGGCCGCCGCGGGCGGGCTGATGGCCGGCGCCGCGCTGAACGCGGACCTGGTCCAGCTCGAGACCCGGCGCGCGGTCGCGTTCCGGCGGCTCGGCGTCAGCGGCGACGACCCCGCCGAGTTGTTCTCCCGGGACTACTGGGAGCACCGCTACGCCGGTCGCGGCCACCACCTGTTCAGCGGCAACCCGAACCCGCACCTGGTCAGCGACGTGGCCGGCCTGACGCCGGGCCGCGCGCTGGACGCCGGCTGCGGCGAGGGCGCGGACGCGATCTGGCTGGCCTCCCGGGGCTGGGAGACCACCGCGGTGGACATCTCCGCCACCGCGCTTGAACGCGCCGCCGCGCGTGCGGCCGAGGCCGGGGTCACGGTCACCTGGCAGCAGGCCGACCTCGGCGACTGGGCGCCGGAGCCGGGCGCGTACGACCTGATCAGCACGCAGTTCGTGCACATGTTCGGCAGCGCGGGCGAGGACCTCTACCGGCGGCTCGCGGCCGGCGTCGCGCCGGGCGGCACGCTGCTCGTGGTCAACCACAGCTACAGCGACGTGACCGTGTCCAAGCTGCCGCGCCCGGACCTGCCCGAGATGTTTCTGACGGCCGCGCAGATCGCCGCCACCCTCAAGCCGGACGAATGGGATGTCCAGGTGGCGGAGGAGCGCACCCGGCCCGCGAAGACCCAGGACGGCCGGGAGACGACCGTGCACGACGTGGTGGTGCGCGCGACGCGGCGCTGA
- a CDS encoding YnfA family protein, which yields MDIVRSLVLFGLAALAEIGGAWLIWQGWREHRGLWWIAGGVIALGIYGFVATFQPDPNFGRILAAYGGVFVAGSLVWGVLVDRFRPDRWDLIGAAICLVGVAVIMYAPRGGAG from the coding sequence GTGGACATCGTACGGTCGCTGGTGTTGTTCGGGCTCGCGGCGCTGGCCGAGATCGGCGGGGCGTGGCTGATCTGGCAGGGGTGGCGGGAGCACCGCGGGCTGTGGTGGATCGCCGGCGGCGTGATCGCGCTGGGGATCTACGGGTTCGTGGCGACGTTCCAGCCGGACCCGAACTTCGGGCGCATCCTGGCCGCGTACGGCGGCGTGTTCGTGGCCGGCTCGCTGGTGTGGGGCGTGCTGGTGGACCGGTTCCGGCCGGACCGCTGGGACCTGATCGGCGCCGCGATCTGCCTGGTCGGCGTCGCGGTGATCATGTACGCCCCGCGCGGCGGCGCGGGCTGA
- a CDS encoding antibiotic biosynthesis monooxygenase, whose amino-acid sequence MIARVWRGWLRAQDADGYDRHYRAEVLSTLRAVNGFAGARLMRRAVGDEVEFLSITYFADMDAVRRFAGDDPEIPVIAEAVRDLFIRYDTLVRHYEVDFET is encoded by the coding sequence GTGATCGCACGAGTCTGGCGCGGCTGGCTCCGCGCCCAGGACGCCGACGGCTACGACCGGCACTACCGGGCCGAGGTGCTCTCCACGCTGCGCGCCGTCAACGGTTTCGCGGGCGCCCGGCTGATGCGCCGCGCGGTCGGCGACGAGGTCGAGTTCCTCTCCATCACCTACTTCGCGGACATGGACGCGGTCCGCCGGTTCGCCGGCGACGACCCGGAGATCCCGGTGATCGCGGAGGCGGTGCGCGACCTGTTCATCCGCTACGACACGCTGGTGCGCCACTACGAGGTGGATTTCGAGACATAG
- the dhaM gene encoding dihydroxyacetone kinase phosphoryl donor subunit DhaM, whose amino-acid sequence MVGIVLISHSGRLVDGLRDLLTELSKGDVAVEVAGGTVDGGLGTSEELILAAISRADDGDGVLLLADIGSSVLTALTILDDLDRADLRLADAPLVEGGVAAVVTASTGATLDTVTAAAEEARTVGKLP is encoded by the coding sequence ATGGTGGGGATAGTGCTCATTTCGCACAGCGGCCGGCTCGTGGACGGGCTTCGGGACCTCCTCACCGAGCTGAGCAAGGGCGACGTCGCGGTGGAGGTGGCCGGCGGCACCGTCGACGGCGGGCTCGGCACCAGCGAGGAGCTGATCCTGGCGGCCATCTCCCGGGCCGACGACGGCGACGGCGTGCTGCTGCTGGCGGACATCGGCAGTTCGGTGCTCACCGCACTGACCATCCTGGACGATCTGGACCGCGCGGACCTGCGGCTGGCGGACGCGCCGCTGGTCGAGGGCGGCGTCGCCGCGGTGGTGACCGCGTCGACGGGCGCCACCCTGGACACGGTGACCGCCGCGGCCGAGGAGGCCCGCACCGTCGGGAAGCTGCCCTAA
- the dhaK gene encoding dihydroxyacetone kinase subunit DhaK: MKKFINDPGDVVAQALRGLAAAHPELRVDPENQLVVRADAPVRGKVGIVSGGGSGHEPLHGGFVGPGMLDAACAGEVFTSPVPDAILAATRAVDGGAGVLHIVKNYTGDVLNFEMAAELAGDDDITVETVLVDDDVAVQDSTWTAGRRGTGATVIVEKVTGALAEERASLKDVAAIGRTVNERSGSFAVALTAATTPAAGRPGFDLPDDEMEVGVGIHGEPGRRRAPLAPAADVAALMVDAILEAKPATGTAIVLLNGLGGTPLLELYLLYGEVAALLESRDVRIGRSLVGNYVTSLDMAGASLTICHADDEILRLWDAWVRTPGLRRGV; this comes from the coding sequence ATGAAGAAGTTCATCAACGATCCGGGTGACGTGGTGGCGCAGGCGCTGCGCGGTCTGGCCGCCGCCCACCCCGAGCTGCGTGTAGACCCCGAGAACCAACTGGTGGTACGAGCGGACGCGCCGGTCCGCGGGAAGGTCGGCATCGTCTCCGGCGGCGGTTCCGGGCACGAACCGCTGCACGGCGGCTTCGTCGGCCCGGGCATGCTGGACGCGGCCTGTGCCGGCGAGGTGTTCACCTCCCCGGTGCCGGACGCGATCCTGGCCGCGACGCGCGCGGTGGACGGCGGCGCGGGCGTGCTGCACATCGTCAAGAACTACACCGGCGATGTCCTCAACTTCGAAATGGCGGCCGAGTTGGCCGGCGACGACGACATAACCGTGGAGACCGTGCTGGTCGACGACGACGTGGCGGTGCAGGACTCGACCTGGACCGCGGGGCGGCGCGGCACCGGCGCCACCGTGATCGTGGAGAAGGTGACCGGCGCGCTGGCGGAGGAGCGGGCCTCACTGAAGGACGTGGCCGCGATCGGGCGCACGGTCAACGAGCGGTCCGGCTCGTTCGCGGTGGCGCTGACCGCGGCGACCACGCCCGCGGCCGGCCGGCCCGGCTTCGACCTGCCGGACGACGAGATGGAGGTCGGCGTCGGCATCCACGGCGAGCCCGGCCGCCGCCGCGCCCCGCTCGCCCCGGCCGCGGACGTCGCGGCGCTGATGGTGGACGCGATCCTGGAGGCGAAACCCGCCACCGGCACCGCCATCGTGCTGCTCAACGGACTCGGCGGCACCCCGCTGCTGGAGCTGTACCTGCTCTACGGCGAGGTGGCGGCGCTGCTGGAGAGCCGGGACGTGCGGATCGGCCGGTCGCTGGTCGGCAACTACGTGACCAGCCTGGACATGGCCGGGGCGTCGCTGACGATCTGCCACGCGGACGACGAGATCCTGCGGCTCTGGGACGCTTGGGTCCGTACCCCCGGATTGCGCCGGGGGGTGTGA
- a CDS encoding YciI family protein, with translation MWIVELRLSPTPERMAARPAHRERLTELHESGVVRMAGPLADDSGAVIVLDVPDRAAAEAVLAADPYLGTPGVAVERIREWTPFLG, from the coding sequence ATGTGGATCGTCGAACTGCGTCTCTCGCCCACGCCGGAGCGGATGGCCGCGCGGCCCGCGCACCGGGAACGGCTGACGGAACTGCACGAGAGCGGGGTGGTACGGATGGCCGGGCCGCTCGCGGACGACAGCGGCGCGGTGATCGTGCTGGACGTGCCGGATCGGGCGGCGGCCGAGGCCGTGCTCGCGGCGGACCCGTACCTGGGCACGCCCGGCGTGGCGGTGGAGCGGATTCGCGAGTGGACGCCGTTCCTCGGCTGA
- a CDS encoding TetR/AcrR family transcriptional regulator yields the protein MRADAQRNRERLLDAAVNAFTREGPDVTLESVAKAAGVGIGTLYRHFPTREALVEAAYRNELSRLCDAAPELAATLPPDKALRAWMDRFLDYMTTKHGMADALRAVIASGGNPYAHSRDRMLAALDRLLTAAQAAGLIRADVATDDVLVALSGVTLAAGKPDQRTQAGRLLDLLLDGLRR from the coding sequence ATGCGTGCCGACGCGCAGCGCAACCGCGAACGGCTGCTCGACGCCGCGGTCAACGCCTTCACCCGGGAGGGCCCCGACGTGACGCTCGAATCCGTCGCCAAGGCCGCCGGCGTCGGCATCGGCACGCTCTACCGCCACTTCCCCACCCGCGAGGCACTGGTCGAGGCCGCCTACCGCAACGAACTCTCCCGCCTCTGCGACGCCGCCCCCGAACTCGCCGCCACCCTCCCACCCGACAAGGCACTGCGCGCCTGGATGGACCGCTTCCTCGACTACATGACCACCAAACACGGCATGGCCGACGCGCTGCGCGCCGTCATCGCCTCCGGCGGCAACCCCTACGCCCACAGCCGCGACCGCATGCTCGCCGCCCTCGACCGCCTCCTCACCGCAGCCCAGGCCGCCGGCCTGATCCGCGCCGACGTGGCCACCGACGACGTCCTCGTCGCCCTCTCCGGCGTCACCCTCGCCGCCGGCAAACCCGACCAGCGCACCCAGGCCGGCCGCCTCCTCGACCTCCTCCTCGACGGCTTACGCCGATAA
- the dhaL gene encoding dihydroxyacetone kinase subunit DhaL: MNVEQARAWITAIATTVEAEAETLTRLDSAIGDGDHGANLKRGFAAVRAALEGFEAHTVGDVLTKTGATLISKVGGASGPLYGSAFRAMGKALASPDVTTEQLGDALDAGLAAIRKLGGAQPGDKTMVDAWLPAVAAYRKKGPRAAAAAAEEGAKATTELRARKGRASYLGERSIGHQDPGATSTALIFRALA; encoded by the coding sequence GTGAACGTCGAACAGGCGCGCGCCTGGATCACCGCGATCGCCACCACGGTGGAGGCGGAGGCGGAGACGCTCACCCGGCTGGACTCCGCGATCGGCGACGGCGACCACGGCGCCAACCTGAAGCGCGGCTTCGCGGCCGTGCGCGCGGCGCTGGAGGGCTTCGAGGCGCACACGGTCGGTGACGTGCTGACCAAGACCGGCGCCACCCTGATCTCCAAGGTGGGCGGTGCGTCCGGGCCGCTCTACGGCTCCGCGTTCCGCGCCATGGGCAAGGCGCTGGCCAGCCCGGACGTGACCACGGAGCAGCTCGGCGACGCGCTCGACGCCGGGCTCGCCGCGATTCGGAAGCTGGGCGGCGCGCAGCCGGGCGACAAGACCATGGTCGACGCCTGGTTACCGGCGGTGGCGGCCTACCGGAAGAAGGGGCCGCGGGCGGCCGCGGCCGCGGCGGAGGAGGGCGCCAAGGCCACCACCGAGTTGCGGGCGCGCAAGGGCCGGGCGTCGTACCTCGGTGAACGCAGCATCGGCCACCAGGACCCGGGCGCCACCTCCACCGCGCTGATCTTCCGCGCGCTGGCCTGA